The genome window AAGTCTTCGAGAACTCGCTCGCCGAGACCCTGACGGAGACGGAGCAGGCCTTCCAGCTCGGCTTCGTCGCCATGACCGAGGCCATCCTCATCGTGGTGCAATCGGTGTCGGTCCTTGTCATCGGGATCATCCTCGCGGTCCTCTGCAACACCATGGCGATGAGCGTCCGGGAGCGGCGCCGGGAGCACGCGACCCTGCGCGTCCTGGGGTTCGGGCCGGTTCGGATCCTGGGTTTGATCCTCGGGGAGTCGCTCGCCATTGCGCTCCTGGGCGGGGTCCTGGGCGTGCTCTTCTGCTATCCCGCGGCGGCGGTGTTTGCGGCTGAGGTCGGGACACTGTTCCCGGTGTTCGAGGTGTCCGACGAGACCGCGGGGCTCGCCATCGGCTGCGCGGCGGCGGTCGGGGTGCTGGCGGCGCTGTTGGCCGCCCCGCAGGCGGTGCGGGTCCCCGTCGTCGTCGGGCTCAGGGGAATGGGTTGATGGCCGGCGTCCCCTACCATTACATCCTTCGCAACCTGTGGGTCCGCAAGCTCACCACCTTGCTCACGGCCGGCGGCATGGCGCTCGTGGTGTTCGTGTTCGCGGCGGTCCTCATGCTGTCCGAGGGACTCGAGGCCACCCTGGTCGATACCGGCAGCCGGGACAACATGGTCATCATCCGTCGCGGGGCGGAGACCGAGGTCCAAAGCAGCATCGATCGAGACCAGGCCGCCCTCATCGAGACGTACCCGGAGGTGGCCGTGTCGCCCCGGGGCCGGCCCTCCGTGTCGCGCGAGGTGGTGGTCCTGATGGTGCTCACCAAACGCGGCAGCGCCAAACCTTCCAATGTCACACTCAGGGGATTGTCCGAGACCGGGCTTGCACTCCGGCCACAGGTGCGGGTCAAGGCCGGTCGCATGTTCCGTCCCGGCACCTCGGAGATCGTGGCCGGCGAGCGCATCGCGGACGG of Pseudomonadota bacterium contains these proteins:
- a CDS encoding ABC transporter permease, with product MAGVPYHYILRNLWVRKLTTLLTAGGMALVVFVFAAVLMLSEGLEATLVDTGSRDNMVIIRRGAETEVQSSIDRDQAALIETYPEVAVSPRGRPSVSREVVVLMVLTKRGSAKPSNVTLRGLSETGLALRPQVRVKAGRMFRPGTSEIVAGERIADGFVDAGLGERLRFGGRQWTVVGIFEAGRSGFASEIWGDVEQFMQAFRRGAYSSVILRLDRPTHLDPLRARIASDQRLNLEAQPETDFYAEQSEVMVTFLNVLGTALSLTFSLGAVMGAMTTMYASVAHRTAEIGTLRALGFQRAAIL